The Scyliorhinus canicula chromosome 13, sScyCan1.1, whole genome shotgun sequence genome contains a region encoding:
- the p2ry1 gene encoding P2Y purinoceptor 1: MEDLDFGDLEFDTMQEALSNFSNLTSDLNASINKTCSLNKSFQFYYLPIMYIIVFVTGLIGNSVALWMFIFYMRPWSSITVYMFNLALADLFYVFSLPVLIFYYFNKTDWIFGEVMCKLQRFIFHVNLYGSILFLTCISVHRYMGVVHPIKSLGRLKKKSATIVCVCVWVIVMASIAPILYFSRTGLRKNKTMTCYDTTSKDLLKTYFIYSMLTTFFGFCVPFATILVCYGFIVKALICNDMRTPLRGKSVRLVIIVLAVFAVAYLPFHVMKNLNLQSRLYYQGTETCDWNKRVYATYQVTRGLASLNSCVDPILYFLAGDTFRRRFTTAATRIMSRRSENNIQFRSEDSPLQAVSNISQNGDTSL, from the coding sequence ATGGAAGACCTTGACTTTGGGGACCTTGAGTTTGATACAATGCAGGAGGCATTATCTAATTTTTCAAATTTGACCAGTGACCTGAATGCTAGCATCAACAAAACCTGCTCCTTGAACAAGAGTTTCCAGTTCTACTATCTGCCCATCATGTATATTATTGTGTTTGTCACTGGATTGATCGGAAACAGTGTTGCTCTCTGGATGTTCATCTTCTACATGAGGCCTTGGAGTAGCATCACCGTGTACATGTTTAACCTCGCCCTGGCCGACCTCTTCTACGTCTTCTCCTTGccggttttaatattttattacttCAACAAGACCGACTGGATCTTTGGGGAGGTCATGTGCAAACTGCAAAGGTTTATTTTCCATGTTAACCTGTACGGCAGCATTTTGTTCCTCACTTGCATCAGTGTCCACAGGTACATGGGGGTGGTCCACCCCATAAAGTCGTTGGGCAGGTTGAAGAAGAAATCGGCCACcattgtgtgcgtgtgcgtgtgggtgATAGTGATGGCCAGCATTGCGCCAATTCTGTACTTCTCccgaacagggttaaggaaaaataaaacaatgaCATGCTACGATACGACATCTAAAGATCTCCTAAAGACCTATTTCATTTACAGCATGCTCACTACGTTCTTTGGTTTCTGTGTCCCCTTCGCCACCATCTTGGTCTGTTATGGATTTATCGTGAAGGCGTTAATATGCAACGACATGAGGACGCCTCTCCGGGGCAAGTCTGTGCGTCTTGTCATCATCGTGCTGGCGGTCTTTGCCGTCGCCTATCTGCCCTTCCATGTGATGAAGAACCTAAATCTTCAGTCTCGACTTTATTACCAGGGGACAGAAACGTGCGACTGGAACAAGAGGGTCTACGCCACCTATCAGGTGACCAGGGGTCTCGCCAGCCTCAATAGCTGTGTGGACCCAATCCTGTACTTTCTGGCTGGAGACACTTTCAGGAGGAGGTTCACTACTGCAGCCACTAGGATCATGTCACGGCGCAGCGAGAACAACATACAGTTTCGGAGTGAAGATAGTCCACTTCAAGCCGTATCAAACATTTCACAAAATGGAGACACCTCTCTCTGA